From the genome of Xiphophorus hellerii strain 12219 chromosome 11, Xiphophorus_hellerii-4.1, whole genome shotgun sequence, one region includes:
- the LOC116728671 gene encoding transmembrane protein 47-like: MSVDEVYVFRPFKLIALLCVFLALCLDVVALLSPAWVTAEHFSLSLWESCSQSEARQAAEEAAWSCFSTLTSDWQIATLVLLGAGAIATLVAFLVALISLCWGTKRQHYRIVAVFLFTAVVLQACALVLYPIKFIDGTVLQTYHEFNWGYGLGWGATIFMLGGGILFCLRTDIYEDAMY, translated from the exons ATGTCTGTGGACGAGGTGTACGTGTTCCGGCCCTTCAAGCTGATCGCCCTGCTCTGCGTCTTCCTGGCGCTGTGCCTGGACGTGGTGGCTCTGCTGAGTCCAGCCTGGGTCACCGCCGAGCATTTCTCCCTGTCTCTCTGGGAGTCCTGCTCCCAGTCCGAGGCTCGGCAAGCCGCGGAGGAGGCTGCGTGGAGCTGCTTCTCCACCCTCACATCTG ACTGGCAGATCGCCACCCTGGTGCTCCTGGGGGCCGGCGCCATCGCGACTCTGGTGGCGTTTCTGGTGGCCCTCATTTCCCTCTGCTGGGGTACGAAGAGGCAGCACTACCGCATTGTGGCGGTGTTCCTCTTCACTGCAG TTGTTTTGCAGGCCTGTGCCCTGGTGCTCTACCCAATCAAGTTTATTGATGGAACGGTTCTACAGACCTATCATGAGTTCAACTGGGGCTACGGACTCGGCTGGGGAGCCACCATTTTCATGCTGGGCGGAGGGATACTCTTCTGCCTGCGGACGGACATTTACGAGGACGCCATGTACTAG